A single region of the Shinella sp. PSBB067 genome encodes:
- a CDS encoding UxaA family hydrolase yields the protein MARFIQLSAADNIVLVTDPFNPGDRAGPVAATARIPRGHKMAITAIGRDQPVVKYGQVIGFAKDAISPGDWVHEHNVYVQSFERNYMFGEGLKETPVLPEAERATFLGYRRASGRAGTRNYVAVLTSVNCSASAARFIAEEVNRSGILADYPNVDGVISLVHGTGCGLDVNGEAHDMLKKTQWGFATNPNVGGVLMVGLGCEVFQIPRWMKAYGVEETTTFRTLTIQETGGTRKTVEAGVKAIVDMLPAVNAHTRTPVPASELVLALQCGGSDGYSGITANPALGAAVDLLVAQGGTAILSETPEIYGAEHLLTRRAESRAVGEKLVERIRWWEDYTARHNMEMNNNPSPGNKLGGLTTILEKSLGAAAKGGSTNLRAVFEYADPVDASGLVFMDTPGYDPVSATGQVAGGANILCFTTGRGSAFGCKPTPSIKLASNSHIYEQMREDMDIDCGDVLDGVSLEDKGRQIFDLILRTASGERTKSEQLGYGDLEFVPWNIGATM from the coding sequence ATGGCCCGTTTCATCCAGCTTTCCGCCGCCGACAACATCGTCCTGGTGACCGACCCGTTCAATCCCGGCGACCGCGCGGGGCCCGTCGCGGCGACCGCGCGCATCCCGCGCGGCCACAAGATGGCGATCACGGCGATCGGCAGGGACCAGCCGGTCGTCAAGTACGGCCAGGTCATCGGCTTTGCGAAGGACGCCATCTCGCCCGGCGACTGGGTGCACGAGCACAATGTCTACGTCCAAAGCTTCGAGCGGAACTACATGTTCGGCGAGGGACTGAAGGAGACGCCGGTGCTGCCGGAGGCCGAGCGCGCCACCTTCCTCGGCTACCGCCGCGCCAGCGGCAGGGCCGGCACGCGCAACTACGTGGCCGTGCTGACCTCGGTGAACTGTTCGGCGAGCGCCGCGCGCTTCATCGCGGAGGAGGTGAACAGGTCCGGCATCCTCGCCGACTATCCGAATGTCGACGGCGTCATCTCGCTGGTCCACGGCACGGGCTGCGGCCTCGATGTCAACGGCGAGGCGCATGACATGCTCAAGAAGACGCAATGGGGCTTTGCGACCAACCCGAATGTCGGCGGCGTGCTGATGGTCGGCCTCGGCTGCGAGGTGTTCCAGATCCCGCGCTGGATGAAGGCCTATGGCGTGGAGGAGACCACCACTTTCCGCACCCTGACGATCCAGGAAACGGGTGGCACGCGCAAGACGGTGGAGGCGGGCGTGAAGGCGATCGTCGACATGCTGCCGGCGGTGAACGCCCATACGCGCACCCCCGTCCCCGCCTCCGAACTCGTCCTCGCCCTCCAGTGCGGCGGCTCGGACGGCTATTCGGGCATCACCGCCAATCCGGCGCTGGGCGCGGCCGTCGACCTTCTCGTCGCCCAGGGCGGCACCGCCATCCTGTCGGAGACGCCGGAAATCTACGGCGCCGAGCATCTCCTCACCCGCCGCGCCGAAAGCCGCGCGGTCGGCGAGAAGCTCGTCGAGCGCATCCGCTGGTGGGAGGACTACACCGCCCGCCACAACATGGAGATGAACAACAACCCCTCGCCCGGCAACAAGCTCGGCGGCCTCACGACGATCCTCGAAAAATCGCTCGGCGCCGCGGCCAAGGGCGGCTCGACGAACCTGCGCGCCGTCTTCGAATATGCCGACCCGGTGGATGCGTCAGGCCTCGTCTTCATGGACACGCCCGGCTACGACCCGGTCTCGGCGACCGGGCAGGTGGCGGGCGGCGCCAACATCCTGTGTTTCACCACCGGCCGGGGCTCGGCCTTCGGCTGCAAGCCGACGCCCTCCATCAAGCTCGCTTCCAATTCCCACATCTACGAGCAGATGCGCGAGGACATGGACATCGACTGCGGCGACGTGCTGGACGGCGTGTCGCTGGAGGACAAGGGCCGGCAGATCTTCGACCTCATCCTGAGGACCGCGTCGGGCGAGCGCACGAAATCCGAGCAACTCGGCTACGGCGACCTCGAATTCGTGCCCTGGAACATCGGCGCGACGATGTGA
- a CDS encoding L-rhamnose mutarotase, producing MQRMGLCIGLKPEAIDEYKALHAAVWPDVLAVISAANIRNYSIFLREPENLLFAYWEYHGSDFAADAAEMARSPAMRKWWEICDPLQQPLATRRDGEWWAQMVEVFHHD from the coding sequence ATGCAGCGAATGGGCCTGTGCATCGGGTTGAAGCCCGAGGCGATCGACGAATACAAGGCGCTACACGCGGCCGTCTGGCCGGACGTGCTCGCCGTCATCAGCGCCGCCAATATCCGCAATTATTCGATCTTCCTGCGCGAGCCGGAGAACCTGCTCTTCGCCTACTGGGAATATCACGGCAGCGATTTTGCGGCCGACGCCGCCGAAATGGCCCGCTCGCCCGCCATGCGGAAATGGTGGGAGATCTGTGATCCGCTGCAGCAGCCGCTCGCCACCCGCAGGGATGGCGAATGGTGGGCGCAGATGGTGGAAGTCTTCCACCACGACTGA
- a CDS encoding GntR family transcriptional regulator has product MDIDASNLNRSLPLRDQIYHKVRGLIVSGQMKPGEAINEMAIAQSLGVSRTPVREAVKRISDEGLVNVFAQTGTFVARISIRDIEEAYVIRNALEMESARRAADKLTPAQAEALEDNIAAHRTAIARGRYSDAIQLDDIFHRTIAEVNGFHMLWRAVDISKAQMDRGRYLAIPKPGYGEQTIQQHQAILKALQRHDGEAAATAMREHLNTSLRNTLEVAAANNAFG; this is encoded by the coding sequence ATGGACATCGACGCATCCAATCTCAACCGGTCCCTTCCGCTGCGCGACCAGATCTACCACAAGGTCCGCGGCCTGATCGTCAGCGGCCAGATGAAGCCCGGAGAAGCGATCAACGAGATGGCCATCGCCCAGTCGCTCGGCGTGTCCCGCACGCCGGTGCGCGAGGCCGTCAAGCGTATCAGCGACGAGGGCCTCGTCAACGTCTTCGCGCAGACCGGCACCTTCGTCGCGCGCATCAGCATCCGCGACATCGAGGAGGCCTATGTCATCCGCAACGCGCTGGAAATGGAGAGCGCGCGGCGCGCCGCCGACAAGCTGACGCCGGCGCAGGCCGAGGCGCTGGAAGACAACATCGCCGCCCACCGCACGGCAATCGCCCGCGGCCGCTACAGCGACGCCATCCAGCTCGACGACATCTTCCACCGCACGATTGCCGAGGTGAACGGCTTCCACATGCTCTGGCGCGCGGTCGACATTTCCAAGGCGCAGATGGACCGCGGGCGCTACCTCGCCATCCCCAAGCCGGGCTATGGCGAGCAGACGATCCAGCAGCACCAGGCGATCCTCAAGGCGTTGCAGCGTCACGACGGCGAGGCGGCGGCGACCGCCATGCGCGAGCACCTCAACACATCGCTGCGCAACACGCTGGAAGTGGCCGCCGCGAACAACGCCTTCGGCTGA
- a CDS encoding amidohydrolase has protein sequence MIVDAHHHLWQVGRGDYDWMSPDVPVLARDYLAEDLRPVLRRAGVDRTVLVQAAQTEAETDFLLLLAAQADFVAGVVGWLDFEDAAFPAKLEALMRRPKFVGLRPMLQDHADDGYVLRPAVLANLRHLAAAGAAFDILTLPRHLPFVLRMLDAVPDLRAVVDHLSKPPVASGRLEGWAGDMALIAAHPGVFCKVSGLVTEARHQDWAPGDLAPYVRHVLDVFGADRLMFGSDWPVCLLAASYAEVMNAARGILDPLLDAEGMAKVFGGNAVRFYRL, from the coding sequence ATGATCGTCGATGCGCATCATCACCTGTGGCAGGTGGGCCGCGGGGACTATGACTGGATGTCGCCGGACGTGCCGGTGCTGGCGCGCGACTATCTCGCCGAGGACCTGCGGCCCGTGCTGCGCCGCGCCGGCGTCGACAGGACCGTCCTCGTGCAGGCGGCGCAGACGGAGGCCGAGACCGATTTCCTGCTCCTGCTGGCGGCGCAGGCCGATTTCGTCGCGGGCGTCGTCGGCTGGCTGGATTTCGAGGATGCCGCCTTTCCCGCCAAGCTGGAAGCGCTGATGCGCCGGCCGAAATTCGTCGGGCTCCGGCCGATGCTGCAGGACCATGCGGATGACGGCTATGTGCTGCGTCCGGCGGTGCTCGCCAATCTCCGGCATCTGGCCGCGGCAGGCGCGGCCTTCGACATCCTGACCTTACCGCGCCATCTGCCCTTCGTGCTGCGCATGCTCGACGCCGTCCCGGACCTCAGGGCCGTCGTCGATCACCTGTCGAAGCCGCCGGTGGCGAGCGGCCGGCTGGAGGGCTGGGCCGGGGACATGGCGCTAATCGCCGCGCATCCGGGCGTCTTCTGCAAGGTTTCCGGCCTCGTCACCGAGGCGCGGCACCAGGACTGGGCGCCGGGCGACCTTGCGCCCTATGTCCGCCATGTCCTCGACGTCTTCGGCGCGGACCGGTTGATGTTCGGCAGCGACTGGCCGGTCTGTCTCCTCGCCGCCTCCTATGCCGAGGTGATGAACGCCGCCCGCGGCATCCTCGACCCGCTGCTCGATGCCGAGGGCATGGCGAAGGTCTTCGGCGGCAATGCCGTGAGGTTCTATCGGCTCTAA
- a CDS encoding sugar ABC transporter ATP-binding protein — protein sequence MASAASALHMRGIGKVFPGVKALSGVDLAVRFGTVHAIVGENGAGKSTLMKILSGAYAPTTGTIEVAGTEVRMKRPADAQKLGIRMVHQELNLVPDLTVAENIFLGRMPRRLGFFDRGGMVRRAAAILAELGAAIDPQQRLGDLSISQQQLVEIAKAYAAEPRIIVLDEPTSSLSEHETAALFRILRKMRDAGIAIIYISHRLKEVLDVADEVTVLRDGAMIETRPASGITAAEMIRLMVGREVSNVFPKTPSTIGRQVLRVRNAGDGERFHAISFDVRAGEILGLTGLVGAGRTEVARAIFGLAPLTSGTVEIDGAPVTIGSPAAAARAGIAYVPEDRKGDGIMPAMTVRENISLPVLRRLANRFGRVRRGAERELAGTYVRKFSIVPPDGERRIGLLSGGNQQKAVISRWLATDPKVLILDEPTRGVDVGAKAEIHGIIGQLVANGMAVVMISSELPEIMGVCDRVVVMRDGRACVPLAREGLTEERIMALATGEESAEGEAA from the coding sequence ATGGCTTCGGCCGCAAGCGCATTGCACATGAGGGGGATCGGCAAGGTCTTCCCGGGTGTGAAGGCCCTGTCCGGCGTGGACCTCGCCGTCCGCTTCGGCACGGTGCATGCCATCGTCGGCGAGAACGGCGCCGGCAAGTCGACCCTGATGAAGATTCTCAGCGGCGCCTACGCCCCGACCACCGGCACCATCGAGGTCGCCGGCACGGAGGTGCGCATGAAGCGCCCGGCGGATGCCCAGAAGCTCGGCATCCGCATGGTGCACCAGGAGCTGAACCTCGTTCCCGACCTCACGGTCGCCGAAAACATCTTCCTCGGCCGCATGCCGAGGCGCCTCGGCTTCTTCGACCGCGGCGGCATGGTGCGCCGCGCCGCCGCCATCCTCGCCGAGCTCGGCGCCGCCATCGATCCGCAGCAGCGCCTGGGCGACCTGTCGATCAGCCAGCAGCAGCTCGTGGAGATCGCGAAAGCCTATGCCGCCGAGCCGCGCATCATCGTGCTCGACGAGCCGACCTCCAGCCTCAGCGAGCACGAGACCGCCGCGCTCTTCCGCATCCTGCGCAAGATGCGCGATGCCGGCATCGCCATCATCTATATCAGCCACCGCCTCAAGGAGGTGCTTGATGTCGCCGACGAGGTGACGGTGCTGCGCGACGGCGCGATGATCGAGACCCGGCCCGCCAGCGGCATCACCGCCGCCGAGATGATCCGCCTCATGGTCGGCCGCGAGGTGAGCAACGTCTTCCCGAAGACCCCGTCGACCATCGGCAGGCAGGTGCTGCGGGTGCGCAATGCCGGGGACGGCGAGCGCTTCCACGCCATCAGCTTCGACGTGCGCGCCGGCGAGATCCTCGGCCTCACCGGCCTCGTCGGCGCCGGCCGCACGGAGGTCGCCCGCGCCATCTTCGGCCTTGCGCCGCTGACATCGGGCACGGTCGAGATCGACGGCGCGCCGGTGACGATCGGTTCGCCCGCGGCCGCCGCCCGCGCCGGCATCGCCTATGTGCCCGAGGACCGCAAGGGCGACGGCATCATGCCCGCCATGACCGTGCGCGAGAATATCAGCCTGCCGGTGCTGCGCCGGCTCGCCAACCGTTTCGGCCGCGTGCGGCGCGGCGCCGAGCGTGAGCTTGCCGGCACCTATGTGCGCAAGTTCTCCATCGTGCCACCGGACGGCGAGCGGCGCATCGGCCTGCTCTCCGGCGGCAACCAGCAGAAGGCGGTGATCAGCCGCTGGCTCGCCACCGATCCGAAGGTGCTGATCCTCGACGAGCCGACGCGCGGCGTCGATGTCGGCGCCAAGGCGGAGATTCACGGCATCATCGGCCAGCTCGTCGCCAACGGCATGGCCGTGGTGATGATCTCCTCCGAGCTGCCGGAAATCATGGGCGTGTGCGACCGCGTGGTCGTCATGCGCGACGGGCGCGCCTGCGTGCCGCTCGCCCGCGAGGGCCTGACGGAGGAGCGCATCATGGCGCTCGCCACGGGCGAGGAAAGTGCAGAAGGGGAGGCCGCATGA
- a CDS encoding ABC transporter permease, with translation MTDIAAMGQTTKDATRFSQGSRMVGMLSRAGLTLAILAVILYGSLANPVFFTAGNFVNVLMSMSIVGIVVVGMTFVLVVGGMADLSVPATIACGAILSLALQPYIGPVPAFAVAVLLAGLTGLVNGVLVGYVGINPIIATLGMGTIVLGIVQAAVGGVIVYGTDPSSADFVKSRILGVPMIAVIFIAIAILGNFVLSRTFWGRWTIATGGNYSAAQASAVPVRAVRAGAFVITAFAAGFSGGLLGLTLQSARPLVGQGYEFSAITAVVVGGVSIMGGFGSIPRAMAGLVFVQLLTNVMVLQGVRTPIQGFVLGLLIAGAVALDIALRKRGVA, from the coding sequence ATGACGGACATCGCCGCCATGGGACAGACAACGAAGGACGCCACGCGCTTCAGCCAGGGCAGCCGCATGGTCGGCATGCTCTCGCGCGCAGGCCTCACGCTCGCCATCCTCGCCGTCATCCTCTACGGCTCGCTCGCCAATCCGGTCTTCTTCACGGCCGGCAATTTCGTGAACGTGCTGATGTCCATGTCCATCGTCGGCATCGTCGTCGTCGGCATGACCTTCGTTCTGGTCGTCGGCGGCATGGCGGACCTTTCGGTGCCGGCGACCATCGCCTGCGGCGCGATCCTGTCGCTCGCCCTCCAGCCCTATATCGGCCCGGTTCCGGCCTTTGCCGTTGCGGTGCTGCTGGCGGGGCTCACCGGCCTCGTCAACGGCGTGCTCGTCGGCTATGTCGGCATCAATCCCATCATCGCCACGCTCGGCATGGGCACCATCGTGCTCGGCATCGTGCAGGCCGCCGTCGGCGGCGTCATCGTCTACGGCACGGATCCGAGTTCGGCGGATTTCGTCAAGAGCCGCATCCTCGGCGTGCCGATGATCGCCGTCATCTTCATCGCCATCGCAATCCTCGGCAATTTCGTGCTGTCGCGCACCTTCTGGGGCCGCTGGACCATCGCGACGGGCGGCAACTACAGCGCCGCGCAAGCGAGCGCCGTGCCGGTGCGGGCCGTCCGGGCCGGCGCCTTCGTCATCACCGCCTTTGCCGCGGGCTTCAGCGGCGGGCTGCTCGGCCTGACGCTGCAGAGCGCCCGCCCGCTCGTCGGCCAGGGCTACGAGTTCAGCGCCATCACGGCGGTCGTCGTCGGCGGGGTGTCGATCATGGGCGGCTTCGGCTCCATTCCGCGCGCCATGGCGGGCCTCGTCTTCGTGCAGCTCCTGACCAATGTCATGGTCCTTCAGGGCGTGCGCACGCCGATCCAGGGCTTCGTCCTCGGCCTTTTGATCGCCGGTGCCGTCGCGCTCGACATTGCGCTTCGCAAGCGGGGTGTCGCCTGA
- a CDS encoding ABC transporter permease: MPAFVSTLLRYRVAVILCLTLAAATLIVPGFASLTTLSLGLDRGSTIGLIAIGLTVLLIAGQIDLSVGSVFAVSGIVGIMLQPALGMGWAALAGVLAGTAAGVVNGFLVVALRINSLVATLATMLVFRSVAHWMTASQPIPGNDIMFSITLSEIYLEVFTVRSGLFLVSILALHVWLTRTVAGRNLFAVGSNALSAEASGISAGRIMFLSFVFASTLAGVAGVLQSLATNTGSPVYGSELTVAVIAAVVVGGTRLEGGRGSALGTLGGVLTIAALTTAMEFQSVPAYMQQVASGLILILLVVLDRTVRTGRRKPAAAPAHA; encoded by the coding sequence ATGCCCGCCTTCGTTTCCACGCTCCTGCGCTACCGCGTCGCCGTCATCCTCTGTCTGACGCTCGCCGCCGCCACGCTCATCGTTCCGGGCTTTGCCAGCCTCACGACGCTCAGCCTCGGCCTCGACCGCGGCTCGACCATCGGCCTCATCGCCATCGGCCTGACGGTGCTCCTCATCGCCGGCCAGATCGACCTTTCCGTCGGCTCGGTCTTCGCCGTTTCCGGCATTGTCGGGATCATGCTCCAGCCGGCGCTCGGCATGGGATGGGCGGCGCTCGCCGGTGTCTTGGCGGGCACCGCCGCCGGCGTGGTCAACGGCTTCCTCGTCGTGGCGCTGCGCATCAATTCGCTGGTGGCGACGCTCGCCACCATGCTGGTCTTCCGCTCGGTCGCGCACTGGATGACGGCAAGCCAGCCGATCCCCGGCAACGACATCATGTTCTCGATCACGCTCAGCGAGATCTATCTCGAAGTCTTCACCGTCCGCAGCGGCCTGTTCCTGGTCTCGATCCTCGCGCTCCATGTCTGGCTGACGCGCACCGTCGCCGGCCGCAACCTCTTCGCCGTCGGCTCCAACGCGCTTTCGGCGGAGGCGAGCGGCATCTCGGCGGGGCGCATCATGTTCCTGTCCTTCGTCTTCGCGAGCACCCTTGCCGGCGTCGCGGGCGTCCTGCAGAGCCTTGCCACCAATACGGGCTCGCCGGTCTACGGCTCCGAGCTCACCGTCGCGGTCATCGCCGCCGTCGTCGTCGGCGGCACGCGGCTGGAGGGCGGGCGCGGCTCGGCGCTCGGCACGCTCGGCGGCGTCCTCACCATCGCCGCGCTGACGACGGCGATGGAGTTCCAGTCGGTCCCCGCCTACATGCAGCAGGTCGCCTCCGGGCTGATCCTTATCCTGCTCGTCGTCCTCGACCGAACCGTTCGCACCGGCCGGCGCAAGCCGGCCGCGGCCCCCGCCCATGCCTGA
- a CDS encoding sugar ABC transporter substrate-binding protein — protein MIGKTARLPAAVAAILLASTAFASAKTVCYVTAADSHAYATPANVALNDRAKELGIEILSLSQNFDVQTGTEQVSTCIARKADGIILWPLDPQAYIPALARARQANIPAILINSPMAEQANDFIKSFTGPDVYEEGKLAADSLNEAMKGEGAVVVIAGQAGNGTTIGRVGGFVDRLKEIGSKVEVLETVNADFDQQKALVASRDLITRFGDRITGVYANDDTMARGFIDAWKEANSGKPTPPIVGINGQRDAFDSIRSGEMYATIVQSPVEDGKLAIETMAEILDGKDVKARLPIPLTVVTKANVETVQPAF, from the coding sequence ATGATTGGTAAGACTGCACGCCTGCCCGCCGCCGTGGCGGCCATACTGCTCGCCTCGACGGCCTTCGCCAGCGCGAAGACGGTCTGTTACGTCACGGCCGCCGATTCCCACGCCTATGCGACGCCGGCCAATGTCGCGCTCAACGATCGCGCCAAGGAGCTCGGCATCGAGATCCTGAGCCTCAGCCAGAACTTCGACGTGCAGACCGGCACCGAGCAGGTCAGCACCTGCATCGCCCGCAAGGCCGACGGCATCATTCTCTGGCCGCTCGATCCGCAGGCCTATATCCCCGCGCTCGCCCGCGCCAGGCAGGCGAACATCCCGGCGATCCTCATCAACTCGCCCATGGCCGAGCAGGCGAACGACTTCATCAAGTCCTTCACCGGCCCCGACGTCTACGAGGAGGGCAAGCTGGCCGCCGATTCGCTGAACGAGGCGATGAAGGGCGAGGGCGCCGTCGTCGTCATCGCCGGCCAGGCCGGCAACGGCACGACCATCGGCCGCGTCGGCGGCTTCGTCGATCGCCTCAAGGAGATCGGCAGCAAGGTCGAGGTGCTGGAAACCGTCAATGCCGACTTCGACCAGCAGAAGGCGCTCGTCGCCAGCCGCGACCTGATCACCCGCTTCGGCGACAGGATCACCGGCGTCTACGCAAACGACGACACCATGGCCCGCGGCTTCATCGACGCCTGGAAGGAAGCCAATTCCGGCAAGCCGACGCCGCCGATCGTCGGCATCAACGGCCAGCGGGACGCCTTCGATTCCATCCGCTCGGGCGAGATGTACGCGACCATCGTCCAGTCGCCGGTCGAGGACGGCAAGCTCGCCATCGAGACCATGGCGGAGATCCTCGACGGCAAGGACGTCAAGGCCCGCCTGCCGATCCCGCTGACCGTCGTCACCAAGGCCAATGTCGAGACCGTCCAGCCGGCGTTCTGA
- a CDS encoding NUDIX hydrolase: MKETRKTRARKGGKPKTLLQKLAASPEKLFSGAFRQQYAALCFRPAADGPGIEILVVTSRDSGRWIIPKGWPMKGRKPFEAAVIEAFQEAGVRGKVRKKPVGHYTYLKMLDDGEVVPCVVDVFQIETTEIAGRFKEKGERVLAWVSPDEAARRVREIELKSLLVEFQPQ; this comes from the coding sequence GTGAAAGAAACCAGGAAGACCAGGGCACGCAAGGGCGGCAAGCCGAAGACCCTTCTGCAGAAGCTCGCCGCCTCGCCTGAAAAGCTGTTCTCGGGCGCGTTCCGGCAGCAATATGCCGCGCTGTGCTTTCGCCCCGCCGCGGACGGCCCCGGCATCGAAATCCTCGTGGTGACGTCGCGCGACAGCGGCCGCTGGATCATTCCGAAGGGCTGGCCGATGAAGGGCAGGAAGCCGTTCGAGGCCGCCGTGATCGAGGCCTTCCAGGAGGCGGGTGTGCGCGGCAAGGTGCGCAAGAAGCCGGTCGGCCACTATACCTACCTGAAGATGCTCGACGACGGCGAGGTGGTGCCCTGCGTCGTCGACGTCTTCCAGATCGAGACGACCGAAATCGCCGGGCGCTTCAAGGAGAAGGGCGAGCGCGTGCTTGCCTGGGTAAGCCCCGACGAGGCGGCGCGGCGCGTGCGCGAGATCGAGCTCAAGTCGCTGCTGGTCGAGTTCCAGCCCCAGTGA
- a CDS encoding tyrosine phosphatase family protein, with protein MDVIFTPELTICGIEELPAQRERKVTHVLSLLDPELPEIETFSTYERHYRTTLRFHDIIVAAPDRVMPRPDHVEAILRFGADFQARQEAQAASHLLVHCHMGVSRSTAAMLALMAQANPDETAESLFARLVAIRPQAWPNSQMIGFADEQLGRKGDLTAALARHYGRQIKSRPQFTEWMTMLGRQAELKMAILD; from the coding sequence ATGGATGTGATTTTTACGCCGGAACTGACCATTTGCGGCATCGAGGAACTGCCGGCGCAGCGGGAGCGCAAGGTCACCCATGTGCTCTCCCTGCTCGACCCGGAGCTTCCCGAGATCGAGACCTTCTCGACCTATGAACGGCATTACCGCACGACGCTGCGCTTCCATGACATCATCGTCGCCGCGCCCGACCGGGTGATGCCCCGCCCCGACCATGTCGAGGCGATCCTGCGGTTCGGCGCCGACTTCCAGGCGCGGCAGGAGGCGCAGGCGGCCAGCCATCTTCTGGTGCATTGCCACATGGGCGTGTCGCGCTCGACGGCCGCCATGCTGGCGCTGATGGCGCAGGCGAACCCGGACGAGACGGCCGAAAGCCTCTTCGCGCGGCTCGTCGCCATCCGCCCGCAGGCCTGGCCGAACTCGCAGATGATCGGCTTTGCCGACGAGCAGCTCGGTCGCAAGGGCGACCTCACCGCCGCGCTCGCCCGGCACTACGGCCGCCAGATCAAGAGCCGTCCCCAGTTCACCGAATGGATGACAATGCTCGGCCGCCAGGCCGAGCTCAAGATGGCGATCCTCGACTGA
- a CDS encoding SDR family oxidoreductase, whose translation MFNLSPVAVPDLSGRSILVSGAGKGIGAELVRLLDAAGARVFAGVHAADTVEDLPARVTTLALDVTSQPAVDAALAAVKKAAGRLDVLVNNAATISTIAPLAALPAAALAHAFEVNVVGAHRLTLAALPLLRASRGKIVNAGTGAATTPMEGWTAYCSSKAGLQMLTRMMALELSGDGVKAFFLGIPPTDTAMQDKIRASNLNPVSKIPKEKLVPAVVPASCMAWLCGPGSDGLEEVLLDVRQDLFTRQMDLAGKA comes from the coding sequence ATGTTCAATCTGTCTCCCGTCGCGGTTCCCGATCTCTCCGGCCGGTCGATCCTCGTCAGCGGCGCCGGCAAGGGGATCGGCGCCGAGCTGGTGCGGCTGCTCGATGCGGCGGGCGCCCGCGTCTTTGCCGGCGTCCATGCCGCCGATACGGTGGAGGACCTGCCCGCGCGCGTGACGACGCTCGCCCTCGACGTCACCAGCCAGCCGGCGGTGGATGCGGCCCTTGCAGCGGTCAAAAAGGCGGCGGGCCGGCTGGACGTCCTCGTCAACAATGCGGCGACGATCTCGACCATCGCGCCGCTGGCCGCCCTTCCAGCCGCCGCGCTCGCCCATGCCTTCGAGGTCAATGTCGTCGGCGCGCACCGGCTGACGCTGGCGGCCCTGCCCTTGCTGCGGGCGTCGCGGGGAAAGATCGTCAATGCGGGAACCGGGGCGGCGACGACGCCGATGGAGGGCTGGACGGCCTATTGCTCGTCCAAGGCCGGCCTGCAGATGCTGACCCGCATGATGGCGCTCGAACTGTCCGGCGACGGCGTGAAGGCCTTCTTCCTCGGCATCCCCCCGACGGACACGGCCATGCAGGACAAGATCCGGGCCTCCAACCTCAACCCGGTCAGCAAGATACCGAAGGAGAAGCTCGTCCCGGCCGTCGTCCCCGCCTCCTGCATGGCCTGGCTTTGCGGCCCCGGTTCGGACGGGCTGGAGGAGGTCCTGCTGGATGTGCGCCAGGACCTCTTCACCCGCCAGATGGACCTGGCGGGCAAGGCCTAG